Below is a genomic region from Pantanalinema sp..
CGGTGCTCGCGAGGCCCACCAGGCCCGCGCCCTCGGCGATCGCCCCGATGGCGGGCAAGGCGGCGAGCGATGCCCCGCCGGTGAAGGGGGCGGCCACCACCGCCGCGACCCCGGCGACGAGACTGCCCACGGCGACGGCACCGCTCGCGGCCTGCACCAGCTGGATGCCGCCGTGAAGCGCGTCGCGGCGGGCGGCGTCCATGGCAGTCTCGACGGGGTCGAGGGGGTGGGCGATGCCCTCGACCAGCCCCTCGACCCGGCGCTTGAGCAGGGAGAGGGGGTTGCTCAGGGCCTCATGGGCCTGGTCCCGCAGGGCGATCGCCGCCTCGCGGTTGCCGATGGCGAGCTTGTCCGTCCAGTCCAGCGGCCGGGTCTGCGCCGCCGCGGGCCGCTCCCTTCCGGGGGCGGGGGCGGGGGCGGGGGCCGAAGAAGCGCTCGAAGAAGCGCTCGGGAGGGCGCTCGGGGGATGAGCGGAGGAGACTTGGCGCACGGCGGATCCCTTTGCAAGGCGGGCGAGAACGCATGACGACGATGCCCTCTTCCACCATACCCGACCCTTGCTACCTTTTCACTTTCCCGTTTCTTCATCGCGCCGCAAGGATCCAGGAGGGCGCCGTGTGATAAAATGCTGACGGCCCGCCCATTGATTCAGGCGGGCATTTGGGAGATGGCATGCGGGTCGTTGGCGCCCTGGAACGCATCGGTACACGGACGATCGGCTCGCTCGAAGCCCTGGGTCGCTTCGTCCTCCTGGCCGGCCGGGTGCTGCGCCTGGTCGCGACGGGCGCCGTCCACGGCCGCAACACCTTTTCGCAGATGGCCTTCATCGGCGTCGAGAGTCTGCCCATCGCCCTGATCACCGCCCTGTCGATCGGCATGGTCTTCACCCTCCAGATCTCCAACGAGTTCATCCGCTTCGGCGCCACCTCGGTCATCGGCGGCGTCTCGGCGATCGCCCTGACCCGCGAGCTGATCCCGACGCTGACGGGCGTGGTGATCGCGGGAAGGGTGGGGGCCGCGATCGCGGCCGAGCTGGGTTCCATGAAGGTGACCGAGCAGATCGACGCCCTGACGGCGCTCGCCAGCGACCCGATCTACTACCTGGTGGTGCCCCGCGTGATCGCATGCGCCGTGATGCTGCCGCTGCTCACCCTCGTCGGCGACGCCGTGAGCATCGTGGGCGGCTACGCGGTGGCGGTCGCCGTCAAGGGCGTCCCCCCCCAGCTCTTCGTCAACAGCCTGCAGGATTTGGTGGTGAGCTCCGACGTCCTGCGCGGGCTCGTCAAGGCGGGGATCTTCGGTGCGGTGGTGGGGCTCATCGGCTGCCACCAGGGGCTTTCGACCACCGCGGGCGCCCGGGGCGTGGGCAAGGCGACCACCGACTCGGTGGTGCTCTCGCTGATCACCATCTTCGTCTCCAACTACTTCCTCTCGGCGCTGCTCTTCCCGGGGGCCGGCAAGTGACGCCCCCGTTCGAGCAGGGGCTCGCCCTTTCGGCCGACGCCCTCGAGAAGCGCTTCGGCGCCAAGACCGTCCTGTCCGGGGCCTCATGCGACTTCGAGCCGGGCGCGATCTCGGTGGTCATCGGGCCGTCGGGGTGCGGCAAGAGCACCCTGCTGCGGATGCTCATCGGCCTGGTCGCGCCGGACTCGGGGGCCATCTACTGCAACGGCGAGGACCTGACGCGGCTGGATCAGCGCGGCTGGATCCGCTTTCGCCACGGGGTCGGGATGGTGTTCCAGTCAGGCGCCCTCTTCGACAGCATGACGGTCGCCGAGAACGTGGGCTTCTCGCTGCGCGAGCACACCGCCATGCCGGAGGCCGAGATCCGCGAGATCGCGGACGCCAAGCTCGCGGTGGTCGGCCTGGCGGGCACCGGCGACGCCTACCCGTCCGAGCTTTCGGGCGGCATGCAGAAGCGGGTCGCGATCGCGCGGGCCATCGCCCGCGATCCCCAGCTCATCCTTTACGACGAGCCGACCACCGGCCTCGACCCCATCACCTCGACGGTCATCGAGGACCTGATCGTCCGCATCTCCCGCGAGACCCGGGCCACCTCGATCGTC
It encodes:
- a CDS encoding ABC transporter permease, giving the protein MRVVGALERIGTRTIGSLEALGRFVLLAGRVLRLVATGAVHGRNTFSQMAFIGVESLPIALITALSIGMVFTLQISNEFIRFGATSVIGGVSAIALTRELIPTLTGVVIAGRVGAAIAAELGSMKVTEQIDALTALASDPIYYLVVPRVIACAVMLPLLTLVGDAVSIVGGYAVAVAVKGVPPQLFVNSLQDLVVSSDVLRGLVKAGIFGAVVGLIGCHQGLSTTAGARGVGKATTDSVVLSLITIFVSNYFLSALLFPGAGK
- a CDS encoding ABC transporter ATP-binding protein; amino-acid sequence: MTPPFEQGLALSADALEKRFGAKTVLSGASCDFEPGAISVVIGPSGCGKSTLLRMLIGLVAPDSGAIYCNGEDLTRLDQRGWIRFRHGVGMVFQSGALFDSMTVAENVGFSLREHTAMPEAEIREIADAKLAVVGLAGTGDAYPSELSGGMQKRVAIARAIARDPQLILYDEPTTGLDPITSTVIEDLIVRISRETRATSIVVTHQLSTIFRTADRITMVHQGRVIGSGTPDQMRESTDPVIASFLSGEPPAHPDERRHP